The following nucleotide sequence is from Anopheles stephensi strain Indian chromosome 3, UCI_ANSTEP_V1.0, whole genome shotgun sequence.
cggttgctttgtttgtttgcacttTCAGAATAAAAAAGAGAACTTTTAATTGTACCTTTTTTCAGCAAGTTTGCAGAAACGCATACACATGCTCACGCCGAAACCCAGCGTTGTCCCGTTGCTACAACTGTACGGGAAATCTTTGCAGTTCCGGATGTTTCACACACGACGGGGAGAATTATATAATGTAGGTAAATTAAGCATCCCCCCCTTGTTTTCATACCATCTCACGCTACCAGTTATCTCGCGTCTTCCAGAAATGTTACCGTCTGCTTGGCGTGAGCGAACAGTCCGACCAGAACACCGTACGGCAGGCTTATTTAAAGCTGGTGAAGAAACTCCACCCGGACAGCGGCCACCCGGAGGCGAGCGCTGAACGTTTCCAGGAGGTCGACTCAGCTTTCCGCATACTGCAGGAAAAGTTTGCCAAAGCGCGGCGCGGCATCGTGGAAGATCTGCAGCAGGAGGTGAAGGTGTACGACATCAAGCACACTGCGCCGCAGCACCGCCAGTACCTCAGCTTCGATGGTGTCGGTTACGGTACGCCGGCCCAGCGCCAAAAGCAGTACCAAACGGTGCGGGCAGCCAAAGCGCAGGAACGCGTCCTCGAACATCGGCTCTCGAAAGCGCAAGCCTCCGAAACGGCACTCATGAAGAAGGGTGACTATTTTAAGAAGCATGAAATCAAAACGAAATACGGCTACGATCGGGTCGTGGAGGATCTCATCCAGGAAGCGATATCGCGGGGCGACTTTAGCAACCTTTCCGGCTTCGGCAAACCGCTGCCCGATCATCAGTCACAAAATCCGTACGTTGATTTTACCACGCACAAGATGAACAAAATAATGCTCGACAACGGGTTTACGCCGGAGTGGATAACGCTGCACAAAGACATTCGGCAGGCGGTGGAAGCGCTCAAGGAAGATCTGCGACGGGTGAGAGCAAAGCTTGGCCCCGTGCCGCTGAGCGGGCGCGAAGAGCAACAGTGGGAAAAATGGatcgaacagcagcaggaggAAGTGACCAAGATTAACAAAATGATCGATAAATTTAATCTGATTGTGCCGATGATGAATAAGCAAATGGTTCGGTTGAATCTCGAGCGAATAGGGCACGATGTGCTTGAACAAGGGAAACACCGTGTAGGGGAAAGTGAGCTGGAAGGCAGAAGGACCAAAGCTTCGGATGCAGCTCAAAACGATCCCACCGGCAGTAGTAGCAGGTCAAGTATATTAGGATTTATTGGTTCATTGTTTAGTTGAACGTTCTTAAAGTAGGAAAGATAAAAACGAAACCAGCGTAACAAAATTAGCAACAAACGGTGTCactttgtcttttttttcccgaCACGCGAAATTCCATTCCACATGCTAGTGTGGCCCCATTCAGAGCTAGCTCATCCACTGCAGTGTGCCGTCCTGTCCCAGGGTTGCAACTTCGTTCGCCACCAACCGTAGCGCTTTCGGGTACGCAATATGTTCCGCCTGGTGAATCCGTTCGGTCAGCGCTTCCTCCGTATCACCTCTCAAGATGGGTACGCGTTCCTGCAGGATAATAGCGCCCGTATCGACGCCTTCGTCCACAAAGTGAACCGTACAGCCCGACTCAACATCTCCCGCATCGAGTGCCTGCCGCTGGGCATGGATGCCCTTATGGCGCGGCAGCAGTGCCGGGTGAATGTTAATCAATGCACCCTTCCAACGCTTCACGAATCCTTCCGATAGGATGCGCATAAAGCCCGCCAAGCACACCAGCTCGATACGCTCCTTTTCGAGCAGCTTCGACACGGCCGCATCAAACAGCTCCCGTGTGCTGTAGTCTTTGTGCAGGATTACCTTCGACGGTATGCCCGCCTGGGCTGCCCGTTCGAGTCCGAACACACCCGCCTTGTTCGACACCACCAGCACAACCTCACCCCGAATGCCAAAGATCGAGCTGCGCGTCGCATCAATCAGTGCCTGCAGATTGCTGCCCGAGCCGGAAATCAGTACCGCGATCCGTTTTTTCGGCAGCGAGCAGGTCAGCTGCGACATCCGCAACGTATCCTCGAAACCCTGCACAATCACGCGCTGCCCGAGGGGGTCCGATTTTTTCACCACCGTCCCCAGTGCCGATCCGCCAGCACTGCGAAGACGCTCCAgcacggtgtgtttgtgttccgtggccaccaccagcaccataCCGATGCCGCAGTTGAAGGTACGCAGCATTTCATCCGCCGTTACATTGCCGGCCCGGGCCAGCCAGCCGAAAATCGGTGGAATGTGCATCTCGGTAAGATCGAGGAATGCGGCCACACCGGCCGGCAGCACGCGCGGAATGTTTTCCGTAAATCCTCCTCCGGTGATGTGTGCGAGCGCTTTCACCAGCCCTTCCGCCAGCAGGGCCTGCAGTTCGCGGACGTAGATGCGCGTGGGCACTAGCAGTTCCTCCGCAAACGTTTTGCCCGTGGCGCTGAACGGTGCAACGTCACCGTACGAATGGCCAGCAAACTCCAGTATTTTGTGCACCAAACTGAACCCATTGCTGTGCACACCGCTGGACGGCAGGCCAATGATAACGTCCCCCGGGCAGATACAATCCATCCGCGGCAACATGCGGCTGCGCTCCGCAATGCCAAGCGAAAAGCCGGCCAAATCGTACACACCCTTCGCGTACATTCCCGGCATTTCGGCCGTTTCGCCACCGAGCAGTGCACTGTTGCCCTGCCTGCATCCTTCGGCAATGCCCTCGATCACCTTCGCCGCTACCGGCACATCCAGCTGCCCGCACGCGTAATAATCGAGAAAAGCGAGCGGTTCCGCACCGTTGCAGATGATGTCGTTCACGCACATCGCCACCAGATCGACGCCCACCGTACCGTGCAGATTGCAGTCCTGCGCGATCTTCAGCTTCGTTCCGACACCATCCGTACCGAGCACGAGGATGGGATCCGCGAGGCTCATTCCCGTGTCGCGCAGTCGAAACAGTCCGCCGAAACCGCCGAGCCCACCCATCACACCGGGCCGATTCGTCGACTTTGCGAACGGTTTGATCCGTTGCACCAACTCATCGCCGGCTCCGATATCAACGCCACTGTCCTTGTACGATATGGCGGTTACGGACCGCTTGTCCGGCTTGTAGCCTGCTGCCACCTTAGTGATCGCTTGCGTAAAGTTCTTCACCACCACCTGGTCGGTGCCACGGGCCCTCCGTTGCACTCGCCCAAGCAGTACCGCACCGTGCGCGGACAGCTTCTCCTTCCAGGTACGATCCGACTCCGACACGATCACCACCATTCCGATGCCACAGTTGAACGTACGAAGCATTTCCCGCTCGCTTACATTTCCGGCCGCCGCTAGCCATCCGAAGATGGGAGGGATTTGCACATCGCTAAAGTCCACCTCGACCGCCAATCCGTCCGGCAGCACCCGCGGCACGTTCTCCACCAATCCACCGCCGGTGATGTGTGCCAACGCTTTCACCGCATCGCTCTGGCGCAGTAACGGCAGCAGCGGAGCCACATAAAGGGCCGTCGGGGTAAGCAGCTCCTCGCCGAACGTGCTACATCCATCCTCACCGAACGGGGCACGATCGGTCAGCTTCGTGCCGGTGCGCTCGAGGATGCGGTTTACCAGGCTAAATCCGTTGCTGTGTACACCGCTCGATGGCAGACCGATCACGAGATCGCCCTCCTTAATGCGATCGACGCGCGGAAGGATTTGATCGTGCTCCACCACACCGACACAGTATCCGGCCAGATCGTACTTGCCCTTCTCGTACATCGACGGCATTTCGGCCGTTTCTCCGCCGAGCAGCGCACAGTTCGTTTCGCGACACCCTTCCGCAATACCCTTCACGATCATTGCGGCCGTCGGCACTTCCAACCGTCCGCAGGCAATATAGTCCAGGAATGCGAGTGGTTCCGCACCGGCGCACAGCACATCGTTCGCACACATTGCCACCAGATCGATGCCGATCGTGTCCCAGCAGTTGAGTGCTTCGGCAAGCTTCAGCTTGGTGCCAACACCGTCCGTACCTTGCACCAGCACCGGATCACTGTACCGGACCGATTTACCTTCACGATTCGTATACGTTACCTGAAATTGAGTTTTAAGCGTTACTAAGCTTCAGCGGCAATGTCCCGAACTCATCCCACGAAACTTACATCGTTCAATCGAAACAGTCCACCAAATCCTCCCAATCCACCAACCACACCGGGCCGGTTGGTACCGCGCGCCAACGGTTTAATGCGCTGCACCAGCGCATCTCCTGCATCGATATCGACTCCGCTCGCTTTGTACGACAAACTTTGGCtagaaatggaaaggaaaaataggGTGGTCAACAGTGGGGTAGGATTGGGGCTTTACATGAGACGGTGGACAATACACAGATAATGGACGGTAAGGCGATTTCGTTTTCGAGTTTTGTGAGTTTTTCTGTATGgcatgaacacacacacacacacagatgggACACATTTATTTCCAATTCACACAAAGCTAAAGGGTGGCCAACAATAATTTACTGTTTGAATGCTTTCTGTGCGATGTCCAGCCGGTGCTGCGAACCGTCAAAGCTGATTGCCGTCGTGCAGGCGGATGTGGCTAGTGCGGCTGCCTGTTTCAGATCGCTGTGAAGCACGACACCGATCAGCACCCGGCCACCGTTCGTGACGAACTCGCCCCGTTCGTTGCGTGCCACACCGGAGTGAAACACAAGGTGTTCCGGGCGGGCAGCTACAGCGTCAAGCCCTGGGAAtcgaaacaacaaacatcaTCACTGACCTCCTTCTtcgaaaagggaaacaaaacttTGAACGGACCTTTGATAACGCATCCTTTGGTGGACGTTTCCGGGTAGCCCCTGCTGGCCATCACCACACCGACCGCACTGAGTCCGACCCGGAACTTGAGATTGATCTCGTGCAGTCGATCGTCGCACGTTGCTTCCATCACTTCGTACAGGTCGCTCTCGAGCAGGGGCAGAATGACCTGCGTCTCAGGGTCACCGAAGCGACAGTTGAACTCGAGCGTTTTCGGCCCGTTAGGGGTAAGCATCATGCCGGCGTACAGCACACCTAGAgtggtttaaaaaataagtGTTGTCTAATCAATATCTGCACAGTTAAATGCCTTACAGAAGAAAGCGATGGAGAGTACCGAACGCGTCTCTGCCTTCGACCAAACGGTCGATCCAAATCGAAACAGGCTAGGGGTCCATCGAAACAATATTCTGTTTCTATTCTAAACAATATTCTGTATATATCTATCGCAAAATCGCATAGCACGGCCTTATATCGCTCAATATAGACCAAACGTAATAGCAAAGACGCCATTATCGTCTCTACTGAGTACTTCTACCTCTTGATAGAATTTTCAGAACTTAGACAATGATATGTCTGAAGCACAAGAAAGGTCTAGAACAACCATGAATGAACAGCACGTATTTGTATCGAAagagattgaatgaacttggACCTAGCTTCAACAAATTCCACCAACAGATCGCTGAAGATCTCTCAGCAGAGCAGAGCATTTTTGGTATCTTTTCACCCCCTAAAGACATATCATAACGGTCATAATTTAAAACGGCCGCGCTGTAACATCTCCAGGCCGAGCAGAAAGCTAGCTTTGCAAACGTTACTGCAATACCCGTCACGCTGAATTATTGAATTAAGTGTGTGTTTCGCAGTCGCGATCGATTCCACTTCACAGCAGCAAAGGCAGAGACGTAttaacgcaacaacaacagaaaaaaaacacatgcgCTCGTACGACCGGGAACCCAACGgacacaaacataaacaacaaatAGCAAAACATACTGCGTCCAAAACTGGATCGATTCCCGCGGCCTGTTACCACGAAGAATCCGATTCCGTTGGCAGGAGCAACATCACATAGTAGCGCGTCCACGCTCCGTTATCACCGACCGGGAGGGATCGATCGCGTGCGTCGTTCTACGGACCACGCGGCTACGTCATCTACCGCCGCCATTCTGCCATAACGCGGggttgttttcactttttcccatttttctcgATCGATCCTGACCTCCCGAGAAGTAACCGTAGCCCTCGAGTGTGCTTTCTTATCGCAatggggttggtttttttgagcagcaacaaccaaacAGTATCGTCcagtaaagaaaaacacataccGTTGTACTTGATGCCTTCCGCTCGCAATCCATCGACGGCCCGTTGTAACACCTCCCGCACGACCAGCTCCATCTGGGCGGGTTTAATGATCGGACACGGACAGTATGCACCCA
It contains:
- the LOC118513445 gene encoding dnaJ homolog subfamily C member 28, with the translated sequence MLTPKPSVVPLLQLYGKSLQFRMFHTRRGELYNKCYRLLGVSEQSDQNTVRQAYLKLVKKLHPDSGHPEASAERFQEVDSAFRILQEKFAKARRGIVEDLQQEVKVYDIKHTAPQHRQYLSFDGVGYGTPAQRQKQYQTVRAAKAQERVLEHRLSKAQASETALMKKGDYFKKHEIKTKYGYDRVVEDLIQEAISRGDFSNLSGFGKPLPDHQSQNPYVDFTTHKMNKIMLDNGFTPEWITLHKDIRQAVEALKEDLRRVRAKLGPVPLSGREEQQWEKWIEQQQEEVTKINKMIDKFNLIVPMMNKQMVRLNLERIGHDVLEQGKHRVGESELEGRRTKASDAAQNDPTGSSSRSSILGFIGSLFS
- the LOC118513440 gene encoding trifunctional purine biosynthetic protein adenosine-3, with translation MVQDSGTLKKVLVIGGGGREHAICWKMARSERVETVYALPGSPGIAAVPKVQLVADVGVKNHSAIVAWCKQHQIDLVAVGPEDPLADGLADVLQAAGIKCFGPGRRGAQIEADKNWSKDFMHRHGIPTARYASFTDASEAKAFIRSAPYAALVVKASGLAAGKGVIVAETIDEACAAVDDILGEKRFGAAGEVVVVEEKLSGEEVSVLAFVDARTVRVMLPAQDHKRLLDNDRGPNTGGMGAYCPCPIIKPAQMELVVREVLQRAVDGLRAEGIKYNGVLYAGMMLTPNGPKTLEFNCRFGDPETQVILPLLESDLYEVMEATCDDRLHEINLKFRVGLSAVGVVMASRGYPETSTKGCVIKGLDAVAARPEHLVFHSGVARNERGEFVTNGGRVLIGVVLHSDLKQAAALATSACTTAISFDGSQHRLDIAQKAFKHQSLSYKASGVDIDAGDALVQRIKPLARGTNRPGVVGGLGGFGGLFRLNDVTYTNREGKSVRYSDPVLVQGTDGVGTKLKLAEALNCWDTIGIDLVAMCANDVLCAGAEPLAFLDYIACGRLEVPTAAMIVKGIAEGCRETNCALLGGETAEMPSMYEKGKYDLAGYCVGVVEHDQILPRVDRIKEGDLVIGLPSSGVHSNGFSLVNRILERTGTKLTDRAPFGEDGCSTFGEELLTPTALYVAPLLPLLRQSDAVKALAHITGGGLVENVPRVLPDGLAVEVDFSDVQIPPIFGWLAAAGNVSEREMLRTFNCGIGMVVIVSESDRTWKEKLSAHGAVLLGRVQRRARGTDQVVVKNFTQAITKVAAGYKPDKRSVTAISYKDSGVDIGAGDELVQRIKPFAKSTNRPGVMGGLGGFGGLFRLRDTGMSLADPILVLGTDGVGTKLKIAQDCNLHGTVGVDLVAMCVNDIICNGAEPLAFLDYYACGQLDVPVAAKVIEGIAEGCRQGNSALLGGETAEMPGMYAKGVYDLAGFSLGIAERSRMLPRMDCICPGDVIIGLPSSGVHSNGFSLVHKILEFAGHSYGDVAPFSATGKTFAEELLVPTRIYVRELQALLAEGLVKALAHITGGGFTENIPRVLPAGVAAFLDLTEMHIPPIFGWLARAGNVTADEMLRTFNCGIGMVLVVATEHKHTVLERLRSAGGSALGTVVKKSDPLGQRVIVQGFEDTLRMSQLTCSLPKKRIAVLISGSGSNLQALIDATRSSIFGIRGEVVLVVSNKAGVFGLERAAQAGIPSKVILHKDYSTRELFDAAVSKLLEKERIELVCLAGFMRILSEGFVKRWKGALINIHPALLPRHKGIHAQRQALDAGDVESGCTVHFVDEGVDTGAIILQERVPILRGDTEEALTERIHQAEHIAYPKALRLVANEVATLGQDGTLQWMS